Proteins encoded by one window of Chondromyces crocatus:
- the surE gene encoding 5'/3'-nucleotidase SurE, with translation MSDATRPLILLSNDDGYAAPNLIALRDQLTRDADVVVCAPEVNQSATSHSLSLHRPLRLRRHAPDVFAIDGTPADCIYIALHAGTRVLPRRPDLVVSGMNHGLNLGVDAFYSGTVAAAREGALRGIPSIAISADVKAQRDAAAAVGARLALAMHRALREVRPVRAPLLNVNIPPGDAWPIRSTSMGARLYSEEVIFRQDPRGREYLWIGGAEVRHDQVPGSDTEAYDEGHVSVTPLTLDLTAPQHASLINEIIASIA, from the coding sequence ATGTCCGACGCCACCCGACCGCTGATCCTCCTCTCCAACGACGACGGCTATGCGGCCCCCAACCTCATCGCCTTGCGCGACCAGCTCACCCGCGACGCGGACGTCGTCGTCTGTGCGCCCGAGGTCAACCAGAGCGCGACCAGCCACTCGCTCAGCCTGCATCGCCCCCTCCGGTTGCGACGGCACGCCCCCGATGTCTTCGCGATCGATGGCACGCCAGCCGACTGCATCTACATCGCGCTGCACGCCGGGACGCGCGTCCTCCCTCGACGCCCGGATCTCGTGGTCTCTGGCATGAACCACGGCCTCAACCTGGGTGTGGACGCCTTCTATTCAGGCACCGTGGCCGCCGCGCGCGAGGGAGCGCTCCGCGGCATTCCATCCATCGCCATCTCGGCGGACGTGAAAGCGCAGCGGGATGCAGCCGCTGCCGTGGGCGCCAGGCTCGCGCTCGCCATGCACCGCGCCCTGCGCGAGGTGCGCCCCGTCCGTGCACCGCTGCTCAACGTGAACATCCCCCCGGGTGATGCCTGGCCCATCCGATCGACCAGCATGGGCGCACGTCTCTACTCCGAAGAGGTGATCTTCCGTCAGGATCCCCGCGGCCGCGAGTACCTGTGGATCGGCGGTGCCGAGGTGAGGCACGACCAGGTCCCAGGGTCCGACACGGAAGCGTACGACGAGGGCCATGTCAGCGTGACGCCGTTGACGCTCGATCTCACCGCCCCCCAGCACGCATCTCTCATCAACGAGATCATCGCCAGCATCGCCTGA
- the grxD gene encoding Grx4 family monothiol glutaredoxin yields MSEIQQVIQETVEGNRVVLFMKGSKTFPQCGFSARAVEILKRCGTEFKDVNVLTDPQLRQGIKDFSNWPTIPQIYVDGKFIGGSDILIEMYESGELQRLLTP; encoded by the coding sequence ATGAGTGAGATCCAGCAGGTGATTCAGGAGACGGTCGAAGGAAACCGGGTCGTCCTCTTCATGAAGGGCAGCAAGACCTTCCCGCAATGTGGGTTTTCGGCGCGGGCCGTCGAAATTCTCAAGCGCTGCGGCACCGAATTCAAGGACGTGAACGTGCTGACCGACCCGCAGCTCCGGCAGGGGATCAAGGACTTCTCGAACTGGCCGACCATCCCGCAGATCTACGTGGATGGGAAATTCATCGGTGGCAGCGACATCCTGATCGAGATGTACGAGTCGGGCGAGCTTCAGCGTCTGCTCACCCCCTGA
- a CDS encoding adenine phosphoribosyltransferase, with protein sequence MFAHDALPSEQALRYLRAHIRDVPDFPTPGILFKDITPLLAEPRAFHMTLDLLAYPFIGQHIDAVVAIESRGFLFGGALAARLNASLVPVRKRGKLPGDVDRIAYALEYGEAELEMHKDSIQPGAQVLVVDDVLATGGTASAAAELARRQGGVIGGFAFAVELGALGGRARLSSSDDLKIHTILRFDGG encoded by the coding sequence ATGTTCGCCCACGACGCGCTCCCCTCCGAGCAAGCGCTCCGCTACCTCCGCGCTCACATCCGCGACGTGCCAGATTTCCCCACGCCTGGCATCCTCTTCAAGGACATCACGCCGCTGCTCGCCGAGCCGCGGGCCTTCCACATGACCCTGGATCTGCTGGCGTATCCCTTCATCGGGCAGCACATCGACGCCGTCGTGGCCATCGAGTCACGCGGGTTTCTCTTCGGAGGGGCCCTCGCCGCGCGCCTCAACGCGAGCCTCGTCCCGGTTCGCAAGCGAGGGAAGCTGCCGGGAGACGTCGATCGGATCGCCTACGCGCTCGAATACGGAGAGGCCGAGCTGGAGATGCACAAGGACTCGATCCAGCCTGGAGCCCAGGTGCTCGTGGTCGACGACGTCCTCGCCACGGGCGGCACGGCCTCGGCGGCGGCGGAACTCGCGCGGCGACAGGGAGGGGTCATCGGCGGGTTTGCCTTCGCCGTCGAACTCGGAGCCCTGGGCGGACGAGCGCGCCTCTCGTCCAGCGACGACCTCAAGATCCACACGATCTTGCGCTTCGATGGCGGCTGA
- a CDS encoding sodium/proton-translocating pyrophosphatase, whose amino-acid sequence MTELALILGGGLLGLASAAYLARWVTLRPLTEPEIAKVASLIQGVAEAFFKRQSGVIGAVSAAAGGAIFLAYGLLRGAGEKNPVPALELGVWLTVSFAIGAASSVATGRVATWTATRASARAASGARRSLDMALQIAIRGGAVSALFVAGISLVGLGGLFAAVFALHGGFGAEPGEALALVPTLPWVIAGYPLGASFAALLAQLGGGTFAKAADLGADIAGAELGLADDDLQNPAAVVDLAGDAVGDAAGRAAGLLATIAAETMGAMVVGAMTFRANGDLPSALAVVLFPLVVCSFGLVAAVFGVMVVRTDDRENAFNALVRGLYITALLHAVGIAGAAKWLLGTHWVTLFACGGVGILCGVLMLHLTQYYTEQRYRPARDVAEAARGGPALAILRGLSIGLESTVVPLLLIVSAAFGSYWLGTRTGLVGGGLFGVALATMGLLGLVGYVLAMDALGPIVDEAGGIVAVTVGRERPDVRGRTLVLDAVGNTAKAATKVYASGAAALASLLLIAAYLDESRRRASVVNQQILAVRLDRPEVYLGALVGILLVLWLASRCIRNVLQTVRRVVDEVRRQATNPPPGFIGDYDPCVEMISRAALRQMIWPAVICAAAPIAVGLTLRFARTEDNPLVAADSVAALLMAGTVAGVLGSLLLGNTGATWDNAKKYIVTGAHGGRYLVDETGARSDNPTYGAAAVGDAIGDPLKDAAGPAIHVLVKVLPAVTIVFLPFFI is encoded by the coding sequence ATGACCGAGCTTGCGCTCATCCTCGGCGGTGGCCTCCTGGGGCTCGCATCGGCGGCGTATCTCGCCCGCTGGGTGACCCTTCGACCGCTCACCGAGCCCGAAATTGCCAAGGTAGCCTCGTTGATTCAGGGGGTGGCGGAGGCATTCTTCAAGCGCCAGAGCGGTGTGATCGGTGCCGTGAGCGCGGCCGCGGGGGGAGCGATCTTCCTGGCGTACGGTCTGCTGCGCGGAGCCGGCGAGAAGAACCCTGTCCCGGCGCTGGAGCTCGGCGTCTGGCTCACGGTGTCGTTCGCGATCGGCGCGGCGAGTTCTGTCGCCACGGGCCGCGTCGCGACGTGGACCGCGACGCGCGCGAGCGCACGAGCCGCCAGCGGCGCGCGTCGCTCCCTGGACATGGCGCTGCAGATCGCCATCCGGGGTGGGGCGGTGTCTGCGCTGTTCGTCGCCGGGATCAGCCTGGTTGGACTCGGGGGGCTCTTCGCTGCGGTCTTCGCTCTCCATGGCGGGTTCGGTGCGGAGCCTGGCGAGGCGCTCGCGCTGGTGCCCACGCTGCCGTGGGTGATCGCTGGTTACCCTCTCGGAGCTTCCTTCGCGGCACTCCTCGCTCAGCTGGGAGGGGGGACGTTTGCGAAAGCTGCGGATCTCGGCGCGGACATCGCGGGCGCAGAGCTCGGCCTGGCCGACGACGATCTGCAGAACCCTGCGGCCGTCGTGGATCTGGCGGGGGACGCCGTGGGAGACGCGGCGGGCCGAGCGGCGGGGTTGCTGGCGACGATCGCCGCGGAGACCATGGGCGCGATGGTCGTCGGCGCGATGACGTTTCGCGCGAACGGCGACCTGCCGAGTGCCCTGGCCGTGGTCCTCTTTCCGCTGGTCGTTTGCTCGTTCGGGCTGGTCGCGGCGGTCTTCGGCGTGATGGTGGTGCGCACCGACGATCGCGAGAACGCATTCAACGCCCTGGTCCGAGGGCTCTACATCACCGCGCTGCTGCACGCGGTCGGCATCGCCGGCGCGGCCAAATGGTTGCTCGGCACGCACTGGGTCACGTTGTTCGCCTGTGGCGGCGTCGGCATTCTCTGCGGGGTGCTGATGCTGCACCTCACCCAGTACTACACGGAGCAGCGCTACCGGCCCGCGCGTGACGTCGCCGAGGCTGCCCGCGGTGGCCCCGCCCTGGCCATCTTGCGGGGCTTGAGCATCGGTCTGGAGAGCACGGTGGTCCCGCTCCTCCTCATCGTCTCCGCGGCGTTCGGATCCTACTGGCTGGGCACACGCACCGGGCTGGTCGGAGGTGGCCTCTTCGGCGTCGCGCTCGCGACCATGGGGCTGCTCGGCCTCGTGGGCTACGTGCTCGCCATGGACGCACTGGGCCCCATCGTCGACGAAGCGGGGGGCATCGTCGCCGTGACCGTGGGTCGAGAACGGCCTGACGTGCGTGGTCGAACGCTCGTGCTGGATGCCGTCGGGAACACGGCAAAGGCTGCGACGAAGGTGTATGCCTCGGGCGCGGCGGCCCTCGCCTCATTGTTGTTGATCGCCGCCTACCTGGACGAATCGCGTCGGCGCGCCAGCGTGGTGAACCAGCAGATCCTCGCAGTCCGGCTGGATCGTCCCGAGGTCTACCTCGGCGCCCTCGTCGGCATCTTGCTGGTCCTCTGGCTGGCCAGCAGATGTATCCGCAACGTTCTGCAGACGGTGCGGCGCGTGGTGGACGAAGTGCGTCGCCAGGCGACGAACCCCCCACCAGGTTTCATCGGAGACTACGATCCCTGCGTGGAGATGATCTCCCGCGCCGCACTGCGGCAGATGATCTGGCCGGCGGTGATCTGCGCGGCCGCTCCCATCGCCGTAGGACTGACCTTGCGCTTCGCGAGAACGGAGGATAATCCTCTGGTCGCCGCAGACTCGGTCGCGGCCCTGCTCATGGCCGGGACGGTCGCCGGTGTCCTCGGATCCCTGTTGCTCGGGAACACTGGGGCAACCTGGGACAACGCGAAAAAGTACATCGTGACCGGGGCTCACGGTGGACGCTATCTGGTCGATGAGACCGGGGCGCGCTCCGATAACCCGACTTACGGTGCGGCTGCGGTCGGTGACGCGATCGGCGACCCCTTGAAAGATGCTGCCGGACCCGCAATCCACGTGCTCGTCAAGGTGCTTCCCGCCGTGACCATCGTTTTCTTGCCATTCTTCATCTGA
- a CDS encoding esterase/lipase family protein has product MERTRIYLSPGMFGFARLASFEYFEHLIRALEERFRDRGRDAVVSVCEVHPTASILRRAAKLARLIDESAGEDDGPIHLVGHSTGGLDARLVACPTARLPGDAGQRLGWTHRLCSVTTMNTPHYGTPLAAFFATVSGQRLLYAISALTVTALKLGAPPLAAASALVAAVSRLQVGVLELELLDRGIEGVIRVLDEASSRELRAWLRLLRDDQGAIVQLTPEAMDLFHAGLEDRPGVRYQSVASYSPRNEVRDWLSALRSPWSAMSATIFTAMSNITARQDARYPCRPLHPGVEQQLAAALGEVPPLDANDGVVPLMSQVWGHLAWAGRGDHLDVVGHFPGRGGHTDWLTSGARFNRHRFDTLVDRIVSGMLLGEEEARRFNAEAAHAAPGRTVEQAAIAAAGAQAALAASGPHDPETSR; this is encoded by the coding sequence GTGGAGCGGACTCGAATCTATCTCTCACCAGGCATGTTCGGCTTCGCCCGACTCGCCTCCTTCGAGTACTTCGAACACCTGATCCGGGCGCTGGAAGAGCGATTCCGAGATCGGGGCCGCGATGCCGTGGTGAGTGTCTGCGAGGTGCACCCCACCGCCTCGATCCTCCGACGCGCCGCCAAGCTCGCGCGCCTCATCGACGAGAGCGCCGGCGAGGACGACGGCCCGATCCACCTCGTCGGCCACTCCACGGGAGGGCTCGACGCCCGCCTGGTGGCGTGCCCGACGGCCCGCCTCCCTGGCGACGCAGGCCAGAGGCTGGGCTGGACGCACCGACTCTGCTCGGTGACGACCATGAACACACCGCACTATGGCACGCCGCTCGCCGCCTTCTTCGCCACCGTCAGCGGCCAGCGCCTCCTCTACGCCATCAGCGCCCTGACCGTGACGGCCCTCAAGCTGGGCGCGCCTCCGCTCGCCGCCGCCTCTGCCCTCGTGGCCGCCGTGAGCCGGCTCCAGGTCGGCGTGCTCGAGCTGGAGCTGCTCGATCGCGGGATCGAGGGCGTGATCCGGGTGCTCGACGAGGCCTCCAGCCGCGAGCTCCGGGCGTGGCTCCGCCTGCTCCGGGACGATCAGGGTGCCATCGTCCAGCTCACCCCGGAGGCCATGGATCTCTTCCATGCCGGCCTCGAAGATCGCCCTGGCGTCCGCTACCAGAGCGTCGCCTCCTACTCGCCTCGCAACGAAGTGCGCGACTGGCTCTCGGCGCTCCGCTCGCCGTGGAGCGCCATGTCGGCGACCATCTTCACCGCGATGTCGAACATCACCGCGCGACAGGATGCCCGCTACCCGTGTCGCCCACTGCACCCTGGCGTCGAGCAGCAGCTCGCCGCAGCGCTCGGTGAGGTCCCGCCCCTCGACGCGAACGACGGCGTGGTCCCCCTCATGTCCCAGGTCTGGGGTCACCTCGCCTGGGCCGGGCGCGGCGATCACCTGGACGTGGTGGGCCATTTTCCGGGTCGCGGCGGACACACCGACTGGCTCACGAGCGGCGCGCGGTTCAACCGTCACCGCTTCGACACCCTCGTCGATCGCATCGTCAGTGGCATGCTCCTCGGCGAGGAAGAGGCGCGTCGGTTCAACGCGGAGGCGGCGCACGCAGCCCCCGGCCGGACCGTCGAACAGGCAGCGATCGCAGCCGCGGGCGCACAGGCCGCGCTGGCCGCCTCGGGGCCACACGACCCCGAAACGTCCCGCTGA
- a CDS encoding aldehyde dehydrogenase family protein has product MGAGSGEAIFPMVSPLDGSPLAEVEATSTREVAALVAKAREAQSSWAAKPIRERAERIAPVKKRLLQRAEEIAELLRLECGKPIEEAVLAEVLPNADLVDYWTSSIEELLDDAPIELDPLSYPGKAGRVRRDPRGVVGLITPWNYPVAIPLRTLLPALLSGNTVVFKPSEITPRAGQLVASLFDGLLPSGVLQLAQGGGDVGAALIEAGVDLVVFTGSVATGRKIAVACAEKLIPTSLELGGKDAAIVLADCNLERTARGVVWGAFTNAGQNCASVERVYVERSIADSFTERVTALARELRPAVDTAVLTTERQCTIVRKHLSEATAAGAEILAGGPPEEGSLHFPPTVVRLDREDTPLLQEETFGPILPIVVVENADDAVERANATRFGLTTSIWTRRYDRAQALARKLRSGVVTINNHGFTAALPAAPWTGSGESGHGVTNGIHALSDLTRPRFILEDRNGAKAELWWYPYTPALRKVAFALTRVRGGVGFFGRISAVFQLLAALPKRLMGG; this is encoded by the coding sequence ATGGGTGCTGGTTCCGGGGAAGCAATCTTCCCCATGGTGAGCCCTCTCGACGGCTCGCCGCTCGCTGAAGTCGAGGCGACGTCGACCCGTGAGGTCGCGGCCCTGGTCGCGAAAGCGCGCGAAGCGCAGTCGAGCTGGGCAGCGAAGCCGATCCGAGAGCGTGCGGAGCGCATCGCGCCCGTCAAGAAGCGGCTGCTCCAGCGCGCGGAGGAGATCGCCGAACTCTTGCGCCTCGAGTGCGGCAAGCCGATCGAAGAAGCCGTGCTCGCCGAGGTCCTGCCCAACGCGGATCTCGTCGACTACTGGACCTCCTCCATCGAGGAACTCCTCGACGATGCGCCCATCGAACTCGACCCGCTCTCTTATCCTGGCAAGGCGGGCCGCGTCCGCCGCGATCCACGCGGGGTCGTCGGCCTGATCACGCCCTGGAATTACCCGGTCGCCATCCCGCTGCGCACGCTGCTCCCGGCGCTCCTTTCGGGCAACACCGTGGTCTTCAAGCCGAGCGAGATCACGCCGCGTGCAGGCCAGCTCGTGGCTTCCTTGTTCGATGGCCTCCTGCCCTCGGGTGTCCTCCAGCTCGCGCAAGGTGGTGGAGACGTCGGTGCGGCGCTCATCGAGGCGGGTGTCGATCTCGTCGTGTTCACCGGCAGCGTGGCGACGGGACGCAAGATCGCCGTGGCTTGCGCAGAAAAACTCATCCCGACGTCGCTCGAGCTGGGCGGCAAAGACGCAGCCATCGTGCTCGCCGACTGCAACCTGGAGCGCACGGCGCGCGGCGTGGTCTGGGGAGCGTTCACCAACGCCGGGCAGAACTGCGCCTCGGTGGAGCGGGTCTATGTCGAACGCTCCATCGCCGACAGCTTCACCGAGCGTGTCACCGCGCTGGCGCGAGAGCTGCGTCCCGCGGTGGACACGGCGGTGCTGACCACGGAACGCCAGTGCACGATCGTGCGCAAGCACCTGTCGGAGGCGACCGCTGCGGGCGCCGAGATCCTCGCTGGTGGCCCGCCCGAGGAAGGCTCCCTCCATTTTCCACCCACGGTCGTCCGACTGGATCGCGAAGACACCCCGCTGCTCCAGGAAGAGACCTTCGGACCGATCCTCCCCATCGTGGTGGTGGAGAACGCCGACGACGCCGTGGAGCGCGCCAACGCCACGCGCTTCGGCCTCACCACCAGCATCTGGACGCGCCGCTACGATCGCGCTCAGGCGCTGGCGCGCAAGCTCCGCTCCGGCGTGGTCACCATCAACAACCACGGCTTCACCGCCGCGCTACCCGCTGCCCCCTGGACCGGCTCCGGGGAGAGCGGACACGGCGTCACGAACGGGATCCACGCCCTCTCCGATCTGACCCGGCCCCGCTTCATCCTCGAGGATCGCAACGGCGCCAAGGCGGAACTCTGGTGGTACCCCTACACGCCCGCGCTCAGGAAGGTCGCCTTCGCGCTCACGCGCGTCCGCGGCGGCGTGGGGTTCTTCGGGAGGATCAGCGCCGTGTTCCAGCTCCTCGCCGCCCTGCCCAAGCGCCTCATGGGCGGTTGA
- a CDS encoding TolC family protein → MKDFAASSRRFSRTAPSLAVSVTVAVFTSLAHAQPAPAQPEPAAPAAPAATQAGPAVAPAAPSRPDPVEAALAPRPGGTTPEQVAQAAVRVRPSLRVKQAELQQASAKVDQALVSYFPKITLGASFSYQNPVVNSLGTGPTNVATVVAQGGGTNAPQGPITVGPCDGDPSTNCLQVGGTPAQVLAVPAQSFEFPVITNTYQLTAGISVPISDYILRLAQGYSAAAHSVNSKKLEVQAEELTIAADAKIAFFNWVRAKGNQVVAKEAVAQAQAHLEDAKRAYEVGRLSRVDVLRLEAQVASADQVVAETSAMLSVAEEQIRIAVNAPADRRFEIGIDVMAASTEPPSDSLQTLQQEALRKRLEIRALDETIYSLKDVESVTRAGYMPRIDATANVLYANPNPRVFPMTQDFRATWDAGVRLTWTVNDTFSNIGAMAEARGRTAQIQAQKTVLRDGLRLEVASAYNDVLNASSRINSAERQLAAAEETMRVRAELFRAGRATSVEVVDAETELTRARLAQLDGRIGILVARTRLEHAVGRDIK, encoded by the coding sequence ATGAAAGATTTTGCCGCCTCGTCGCGCCGATTCTCTCGCACTGCGCCTTCGCTCGCGGTCTCCGTCACCGTCGCGGTCTTCACCTCTCTGGCACACGCGCAGCCCGCGCCGGCGCAGCCGGAACCGGCTGCGCCGGCAGCGCCGGCTGCGACGCAGGCCGGGCCGGCTGTCGCGCCTGCTGCGCCATCTCGCCCGGATCCGGTGGAGGCTGCGCTGGCGCCTCGACCGGGAGGGACGACGCCCGAGCAGGTGGCCCAGGCTGCCGTCCGCGTGAGGCCGTCGCTCCGGGTGAAGCAAGCGGAGCTGCAGCAGGCCTCCGCCAAGGTGGATCAGGCGCTGGTCAGCTACTTCCCCAAGATCACCCTCGGGGCGAGCTTCTCGTACCAGAACCCCGTCGTGAACTCGCTCGGTACGGGGCCGACCAACGTGGCGACCGTCGTCGCTCAGGGCGGAGGAACCAACGCGCCGCAAGGGCCCATCACGGTCGGACCTTGCGACGGAGATCCGTCGACGAACTGCCTCCAGGTGGGCGGGACACCGGCTCAGGTCCTCGCCGTCCCGGCGCAGAGCTTCGAGTTCCCGGTCATCACCAACACCTACCAGCTGACCGCGGGCATCTCCGTCCCCATCTCCGACTACATTCTTCGTCTCGCGCAGGGGTACTCGGCCGCCGCGCACAGCGTGAACTCGAAGAAGCTCGAGGTGCAGGCCGAAGAGCTCACCATCGCCGCGGACGCCAAGATCGCCTTCTTCAACTGGGTTCGCGCCAAAGGGAACCAGGTCGTCGCGAAGGAGGCCGTCGCGCAGGCGCAGGCGCATCTGGAGGATGCGAAGCGCGCCTACGAGGTCGGACGCCTCTCTCGTGTCGACGTGCTGCGTCTGGAAGCGCAGGTCGCCAGCGCGGATCAAGTGGTCGCGGAGACCTCGGCCATGCTCTCGGTCGCCGAGGAGCAGATCCGCATCGCCGTCAACGCACCCGCCGATCGGCGGTTCGAGATCGGGATCGACGTGATGGCGGCGTCGACCGAGCCTCCGTCGGACTCCCTTCAGACGCTGCAGCAGGAGGCCCTCCGCAAGCGCCTGGAGATCCGGGCCCTCGACGAGACGATCTACTCGCTCAAGGACGTCGAGTCGGTCACGAGGGCGGGATACATGCCGAGGATCGACGCCACCGCCAACGTCCTCTACGCGAACCCGAACCCCCGCGTGTTCCCGATGACGCAGGACTTCCGAGCGACGTGGGACGCCGGCGTGCGGCTCACCTGGACGGTGAACGACACCTTCAGCAACATCGGCGCGATGGCCGAGGCCAGGGGCCGCACCGCGCAGATCCAGGCACAGAAGACCGTGCTCCGCGATGGGCTCCGCCTCGAGGTGGCCTCTGCCTACAACGACGTCTTGAATGCCTCCAGCCGGATCAACTCCGCCGAGCGACAGCTGGCTGCGGCGGAAGAGACCATGCGTGTCAGGGCCGAGCTGTTTCGTGCGGGCCGCGCCACCAGCGTGGAGGTCGTGGATGCCGAGACCGAGCTGACCCGCGCGCGACTCGCTCAGCTCGACGGCCGGATCGGGATTCTGGTCGCGCGCACGCGGCTCGAGCACGCCGTGGGTCGCGACATCAAGTGA